The genomic DNA CGACTGCGACCAAAAGTTTGtgcgcctcgacctgctgGCGCGCCACAAGAAGCGCCATACCTCGTCTTATACCCCGCGCAACAGGATACCAAGCTTCGACGCCCCGGGCGAGCGGACGAGAATATCGACGGCCCACGTAAAGGCGCGCCAAAATGGGCACACAAGAGGCTCCTTctcccatcatcacccgccgccgtcggccggcccGCACGATGCTGCCATCCTCCTGACTCCCGACTCGAACACGGCCGCAACACCAGCGCCGCTGCAACATCCGCTCTCCGGCAGGGCTGCCGGTCCCGGCGCCACTTGGACGTCGCCCATAGATGAGCGCGCGCCGACCAGCATGATACCTCACAGACAGAGCTTTTATGAgggcgacacggcggcgttACCAGAGCCTTCCGCCATGGTCGCATTCTCCAACGTTGCATACCCCGCGGACGACCACCTGGCTCAAGGCAACTTTGCCGCCTGGTTGTTTGATCCGCAAACTACCTACAATGACTTCAGTGTCGCCAGTCTTCCCTTCCTTGAGGGTGGGCTGGAGTCGACCTTTAACAACAACATACACTACGACTACGAGTCGTTAAACAGTCTCTCTCCGATGGAGCAGACCGCCCGTCCATCTGATGCGTGCGACGACTGGATCACAGAGTCCCGTCGGCAAGACCTTCTGTACTGGATCCAGGTATTCCGCAAGAAGCAGCCTCGGTATGAGACCCTCATGCCCAATCTTGTGCaggagagcggcggcgatctCCCCGCACTCAACGTCGACATGATGCGAGACTGTCTGAAGGAATTCTGGGACAATGTGTCACCACGGCTTCCTATTATACACCAACATACCTTCTCCGCAAACCGATGCCCTATATTCCTTCTGCTCGTCATGATCTctctcggcgccgcgtcTCTACGCAGCAGGGACAACAGCGGGCGGCTGTCCGAGTATGGCGCATTTGccgacgtcatcatcgcAAGTGTTCGGTGGGAGATTCTCACATCCGAcgactcggcgccgcccataGGCTTGTGGGTTGCTCAAGCGTTGCTTCTACTAGAGTTTTATGAGAAGCTGTACACGTCCAGAAGATTGCACGAAAGGGCACACATTTACCATTCGGCCTTCTTGACCCTACTTCGCCGTGGAAGTCCGTTGATAGGAAGAACGGGCAGCGAATCACCTCCAGAATCGGACGGCTTGGGTGCAGAGCGCGACGCGCCGAGCATGGCGCTCGATTCCCGAACCTGGTGGATACGCTGGGCTGAGACGGAGTCCATGCATCGGGTGGTGTTTGCTGCCTTCATGCTCGACATAATACACGCCGCAATGTTTGGCCACACGGCTGATATGGCGGCCCACGAGATTCgcctgccgttgccgtgTGACGACAACCtctggacggcgagcagcccggACGTCGTGCGTCAGCTGGATGCCAACTTCCGCATGTACGGCGTCAAGCAAGTTTCTTTCTTGGACGGCTTGAAGAGTGCATTGCACGGCAAGGAGGTCAAGACGCATTCGTTCGGGCGCATGATTATTATCTCGGGGTTGCTGAGCGTGGGCTGGCATCTCAGTCACAAAGAGACGCATCTCAAATGGCTGGACCTGCGAACCCCCTCAACAGAGACCCAGGATAACTGGCGCAAGATGCTCCTCAAAGCGTTTGGGAACTGGAAGGAAAGCTTCGACGTGGCCATGTCTGATTCCATTACGGACGCGCCTGGACACCGACCTGTTCCGAACGGGCCGATCAATAGTGCCTCGCTTCTCTTCCACCTCGCGCACATCAGTCTCCACGCCGATATCGTGGACTGCCAAGTCTTCGCGGGCGCAAAACGACTCCTCGGACGCAAGGTCTCTGCGAGAGATTACACCAACGCCGTCAAACGAATGAGCGCGTGGGCCAAACAGGCATCGACACGGCATGCGATCCTCCATGCCTTCAAGCTGCTCTATCGTGTGCTGGTGGACCCCCACCCAACTCGGCGtcgcaacaacagcagcccGCACTCTCCAGACTCACCAGCGGTGCAATACTCGCTGCGCAACGAGACCGACCCGCACCGACCATGGATCATGTACTACGCCGTATTGTCCGTGTGGGCGTTCGTTCAAGCGGTTGGCCGACCGCCGGGCAAGGGGTTCCCCTTGCGACCGTCGCAAATGGGCCAGAGCACCTACGCGCGCATGGCCGAGTACCTATCCGGCgtggcgatgctgccggagctggatgaggcgacggcggcgatgctgcacGAGGGTCTGCCGGAGCTTTTGGATGTAATGGAGGGCATCTTGGAAGAGGCGGACACGGAGTTGTTGGTGGAGGCTAGAGAGAGACTCAGCGTGTGCAGGGACATGCTTCTCgggggggcgaggcggacggaTTAAAGTCGCGCTGACGTGTATCATACCTGTAGTGATGACTATGACGGATGAGATGGGACATGATAGAAAAGTAGCGTTTGCCATCCATATATCCAATGAAGCCGCAGGTCTTCTATGATGACCCTCTGCAGGGTGCTGCGCGTAGATGGGTATTCCCAAAAGCTCACACACAGCGGAGGACTGGATGGCGCTGCTACCCTGTTACAGTCTTCGGTCaacatggtggcggccgcgcggtGCGTTTGCTTGGAAGTGGAGAGTCGGCGAGTTTCCGGTGACATTTGGGATTATATGTATAGCACGACGTGACGGCAGACTGGGAAACTTTGTGACTCCAAGCTGTGCGCATCCTCACTCCGGGCTCTATGAGGCCAGGCCATTTACTCGATTGTTTCCTCGTTCTTATACCCTGTTCCACGGCATATCGTGCTTATACGTGTCCGAATCGATCTGCCTCGCTCGCAACCAtggcgcatcatcatcagtgcaaccacgaccaccaggtgcatcatcagcatcaccaccaccaccacgtgCACTCTAATGAGACTCCGGACAAGACGTTGGGAGAGAAAAACAAGGAGCATTTTGAGTACGTGACACCAAGCATGCCCGACGAGACTCTACCAGCGGACTGATGACGGAATGGGATTGAAGCCATGTCGCGGCCACCATCTTCGACACTCCCTGGGTGGCTAAACTCGGCGAGCAAGTCACTCAGGAGCTTCGTGAGAATTTTGCGTGGTTCGGCGTGAGGGCGGGAAGCGCGGGCTCAGCAACTAAGATGCTGGACTATGCTTGTGGCAGTGGCGTCGTGTCTCGAGTAAGTCTCACATGTGCTCCGGTTTCGCCGCATGGGTACCTGGACATTGCCCTAACCAGAtccctctctcgctctctcgctAGGCTCTCGCGTCCCATGTGTCCGTCGTCCGAGGAATAGACATTTCCTCAGCCATGGTCACACAGTACAACACGCTCGCAGAGAAGGCAGGATTCCCGCCGGAGACGATGCGGGCCGTGCacggcgacctgctcgacggcgacgccaccCCGTCgccggagctggccgagaccgccgccgcaaccgccgAGTTCAGCGGCTTCGACCTCGCGGTGATGAGCCTCGCGCTGCATCACGTCGCGGACGTCGACGCGATGGTCCAGCGCCTGGCGGaccggctcgtcgacgggggcgTTCTAGTCATTGTGGACTGGATGAGCGAGGAGGCGAGCGTTGAGGGGTGGAAGAAATTTGTAGA from Purpureocillium takamizusanense chromosome 4, complete sequence includes the following:
- a CDS encoding uncharacterized protein (COG:S~TransMembrane:1 (o759-776i)~EggNog:ENOG503NV77) yields the protein MASPEEPTTNGGSAAAGYKRASRKGAPRRFTCEHPGCDKIYSRAEHLQRHQLNHNPKEIFRCDIGDCDQKFVRLDLLARHKKRHTSSYTPRNRIPSFDAPGERTRISTAHVKARQNGHTRGSFSHHHPPPSAGPHDAAILLTPDSNTAATPAPLQHPLSGRAAGPGATWTSPIDERAPTSMIPHRQSFYEGDTAALPEPSAMVAFSNVAYPADDHLAQGNFAAWLFDPQTTYNDFSVASLPFLEGGLESTFNNNIHYDYESLNSLSPMEQTARPSDACDDWITESRRQDLLYWIQVFRKKQPRYETLMPNLVQESGGDLPALNVDMMRDCLKEFWDNVSPRLPIIHQHTFSANRCPIFLLLVMISLGAASLRSRDNSGRLSEYGAFADVIIASVRWEILTSDDSAPPIGLWVAQALLLLEFYEKLYTSRRLHERAHIYHSAFLTLLRRGSPLIGRTGSESPPESDGLGAERDAPSMALDSRTWWIRWAETESMHRVVFAAFMLDIIHAAMFGHTADMAAHEIRLPLPCDDNLWTASSPDVVRQLDANFRMYGVKQVSFLDGLKSALHGKEVKTHSFGRMIIISGLLSVGWHLSHKETHLKWLDLRTPSTETQDNWRKMLLKAFGNWKESFDVAMSDSITDAPGHRPVPNGPINSASLLFHLAHISLHADIVDCQVFAGAKRLLGRKVSARDYTNAVKRMSAWAKQASTRHAILHAFKLLYRVLVDPHPTRRRNNSSPHSPDSPAVQYSLRNETDPHRPWIMYYAVLSVWAFVQAVGRPPGKGFPLRPSQMGQSTYARMAEYLSGVAMLPELDEATAAMLHEGLPELLDVMEGILEEADTELLVEARERLSVCRDMLLGGARRTD
- a CDS encoding uncharacterized protein (EggNog:ENOG503P43S~COG:H~SECRETED:SignalP(1-19~SECRETED:cutsite=STA-YR~SECRETED:prob=0.3690)), which produces MRPGHLLDCFLVLIPCSTAYRAYTCPNRSASLATMAHHHQCNHDHQVHHQHHHHHHVHSNETPDKTLGEKNKEHFDHVAATIFDTPWVAKLGEQVTQELRENFAWFGVRAGSAGSATKMLDYACGSGVVSRALASHVSVVRGIDISSAMVTQYNTLAEKAGFPPETMRAVHGDLLDGDATPSPELAETAAATAEFSGFDLAVMSLALHHVADVDAMVQRLADRLVDGGVLVIVDWMSEEASVEGWKKFVDADRDEDLPARQTVSRMGFSERPLRETFEKAGLKKGWGWRAFVEESEVPSTVGGRLRGFMAKGVKGA